From Pseudanabaena sp. PCC 6802, one genomic window encodes:
- a CDS encoding helix-turn-helix domain-containing protein has product MLLWQAQMTALESQCEDLKAEIVEYEALTNRPADEPLVFSLDSIEALPLALIKARIAAKLSQKELAERLGLKEQQIQRYEATEYASANMARVIEIGQALEVKLQSKA; this is encoded by the coding sequence TTGCTGCTGTGGCAAGCCCAGATGACGGCTCTGGAAAGTCAGTGCGAGGATCTGAAAGCAGAAATTGTGGAGTACGAAGCGCTGACTAACCGTCCTGCTGACGAGCCACTCGTCTTTAGTCTTGATTCTATAGAGGCGTTACCCCTTGCTCTAATTAAAGCTCGTATTGCAGCTAAACTAAGTCAAAAGGAGTTGGCGGAGCGATTGGGGCTTAAAGAGCAGCAAATCCAGCGCTATGAAGCGACGGAATATGCTTCGGCTAACATGGCACGAGTGATTGAGATCGGTCAGGCTCTGGAGGTAAAACTGCAATCCAAAGCATGA
- a CDS encoding BTAD domain-containing putative transcriptional regulator — MMQSKLDIKLLGCFALTYGDTPIAELSSGRSQALLAYLVLHRQTAQPRQRIAFSLWPESTDEQARANLRKELSRLRHALPNPDEFLHVDAKMLQWLPHGNFTLDVAGFEATVRAAEQAPDRNTARDRLEQAIALYQGDVLPDLTDEWVLPERARLQQMYMQALERLVNLTEAQRDYRVALTHAQQMLRVDPLNEAAYVNLMRLYELQGDRAKALQVYHQCMTVLREELGVDPSVATRKLYEQILIEEDAPKQVGVTSRSSLSVPSPLLPSRSLALSPLIGRESEWAYMQEWAGAILSGKSGANSGSTFAGAVSQVLLLLGEPGIGKTRLLEELQILAQQESALVVWGQSFAAEIMRPYGIWIDAF, encoded by the coding sequence ATGATGCAATCTAAGCTGGACATCAAGCTATTGGGATGTTTTGCCCTGACCTATGGAGATACCCCCATAGCGGAACTTTCCAGTGGGCGATCGCAAGCCTTATTGGCATATCTGGTCTTGCATCGCCAAACTGCCCAACCCCGCCAGCGCATCGCTTTTTCCCTGTGGCCGGAATCAACAGACGAGCAAGCCAGGGCGAATCTCCGCAAGGAGTTAAGTCGGTTGCGCCATGCTTTGCCAAACCCAGACGAATTCCTGCACGTAGATGCAAAAATGCTGCAATGGTTGCCCCATGGTAACTTTACGCTGGATGTGGCGGGGTTTGAAGCAACTGTGCGGGCGGCAGAGCAAGCCCCCGATCGCAATACCGCCCGCGATCGCTTAGAACAGGCGATCGCGCTATACCAGGGAGACGTATTACCCGATCTCACAGATGAGTGGGTATTACCAGAGCGCGCGCGCTTGCAGCAAATGTACATGCAGGCACTAGAGCGACTGGTAAACCTGACGGAAGCACAACGCGACTACCGGGTGGCACTAACCCATGCCCAACAGATGTTACGAGTCGATCCGCTCAATGAAGCCGCCTATGTCAACTTAATGCGATTGTATGAGTTGCAGGGCGATCGCGCCAAAGCTTTGCAGGTCTACCATCAGTGCATGACCGTGTTGCGCGAAGAGCTGGGAGTCGATCCCAGCGTTGCCACGCGCAAGCTGTACGAACAGATCCTGATAGAAGAAGATGCACCCAAGCAGGTGGGCGTGACATCCCGCAGCAGCTTGTCCGTCCCTTCACCTTTACTGCCTTCGCGATCGCTAGCATTATCCCCATTAATAGGACGCGAGTCAGAGTGGGCGTATATGCAGGAGTGGGCAGGCGCGATCCTGTCTGGGAAGAGCGGTGCGAATAGTGGCAGTACGTTTGCGGGTGCAGTATCCCAAGTACTATTGCTATTGGGAGAACCGGGAATTGGCAAAACGCGCTTGCTAGAGGAATTGCAAATACTAGCGCAGCAAGAGAGCGCTCTAGTAGTTTGGGGGCAAAGCTTTGCGGCGGAGATAATGCGCCCCTATGGCATCTGGATTGATGCATTTTAA
- a CDS encoding tetratricopeptide repeat protein: protein MASGLMHFNSPVTSAQMLSYSGSRLAEIGRDMARAEALFLEAQAQATRVGLELCDIYSGLGIVHRHYGRYSEARSLLQQSLRLVRAEQDHWRECTYLSYLAMTELEGGDPLAALPYCDRILLVADKIKGEGSEAAIANALAALVRYRLQYPNAAAELAQAIATLQQVDAKRILAYALIGAAAVDLQCDRLELAVRRAESALENAQIINHPGEIALAWAILVQGLLGLGEIERAKVQFAAGYPTLDRQNLSLLAQTAVDRVLNQIQDSNTG, encoded by the coding sequence ATGGCATCTGGATTGATGCATTTTAACAGCCCGGTTACGTCAGCACAGATGCTGTCATACAGCGGCTCGCGTTTGGCGGAAATCGGGCGAGACATGGCACGGGCAGAAGCTTTGTTCCTGGAGGCACAGGCACAGGCAACGAGAGTAGGGTTGGAGCTTTGCGATATTTACAGCGGGTTGGGAATCGTACACCGTCACTACGGTCGCTATTCCGAAGCGCGATCGCTACTCCAGCAATCATTGCGACTAGTACGAGCAGAGCAAGACCATTGGCGCGAGTGTACGTACCTCAGCTATCTGGCGATGACGGAATTGGAAGGCGGCGATCCATTGGCAGCTTTGCCTTACTGCGATCGGATCTTGCTAGTTGCCGATAAAATCAAAGGTGAAGGGAGCGAGGCAGCGATTGCCAATGCACTGGCGGCGTTAGTTCGCTATCGGTTGCAGTATCCCAATGCGGCGGCGGAGTTAGCGCAGGCGATCGCCACTTTGCAACAAGTCGATGCCAAGCGCATTCTAGCTTATGCTCTGATTGGAGCAGCGGCAGTCGATCTGCAATGCGATCGCTTGGAATTGGCGGTACGTCGAGCTGAATCTGCCTTGGAGAACGCGCAAATCATCAATCATCCTGGTGAGATTGCCCTCGCATGGGCAATTCTGGTACAGGGATTGTTAGGATTAGGAGAAATAGAACGAGCGAAAGTACAATTTGCAGCAGGTTATCCAACTCTCGATCGCCAAAATTTGAGCTTGCTTGCCCAAACCGCAGTCGATCGAGTACTAAACCAAATTCAAGATAGCAATACAGGATGA
- a CDS encoding nickel-binding protein yields the protein MSLVIVETLADSPLVPEEPTETDLRVLGCLTERQSTWRYSLLSHDRLRMICTFDAPDVESVRESYRKGGGVFTRMWAGEPIEPEGVQPQRNTSTLKVAEATFPNGFTQAEWDAGTRRALPCYAERGSEFIQSYLSLDRTRLICEFNPPDAEVIRQTRYKLGIPCDRVWSAMVISP from the coding sequence ATGTCGCTGGTAATTGTAGAAACCCTGGCAGATTCGCCGCTCGTCCCCGAAGAACCAACTGAAACCGATTTGCGGGTTTTGGGCTGTTTGACAGAACGTCAGTCAACATGGCGTTATTCGTTACTATCTCACGATCGCCTGCGTATGATTTGCACGTTTGATGCGCCCGATGTGGAATCCGTGCGAGAGTCTTACCGCAAAGGTGGTGGAGTATTTACGCGCATGTGGGCAGGCGAACCGATCGAACCAGAAGGGGTGCAACCACAAAGGAATACCAGCACTCTGAAAGTAGCTGAGGCTACCTTCCCAAATGGCTTTACGCAAGCAGAGTGGGATGCAGGAACTCGACGTGCGCTACCCTGCTACGCCGAACGTGGGTCAGAGTTCATCCAATCCTACTTGTCCCTCGATCGCACCCGCCTTATTTGCGAGTTCAATCCCCCCGATGCGGAGGTGATTCGCCAAACTCGCTACAAGCTAGGCATTCCCTGCGATCGCGTCTGGTCGGCAATGGTAATCTCACCTTAG
- a CDS encoding class I SAM-dependent methyltransferase, which translates to MTDWYNEDLAYIHDVGYRDYALKSMPGILEILQHDNISTGLIIDLGCGSGLSTEILDRNGYQVLGIDISGAMIEIAKTRVSAAEFRVESLFTAEIPPCAAVISIGECLNYLFDANSDAILDALFHRIYNALPIGGTFIFDAVIPGQVRPGEIVKSFTEGQDWIVLLEKQEDLEQQILTRRIITLRQVGDLYRRTDEVHRQRLFNAQLLSEALGKIGFQVEMRDRYGQFSLPPARVAFIARKPTGIM; encoded by the coding sequence ATGACAGATTGGTATAACGAGGATCTTGCCTATATCCATGATGTTGGCTATAGAGATTACGCGCTGAAGTCTATGCCGGGGATTCTAGAAATCTTGCAACACGACAACATCTCAACTGGGTTAATTATAGATTTGGGGTGTGGTAGCGGACTCTCCACCGAAATCCTAGATCGGAATGGCTATCAGGTGCTAGGTATTGATATTTCCGGTGCAATGATTGAAATTGCCAAGACCAGAGTGTCAGCGGCTGAATTTCGCGTGGAATCGCTTTTTACCGCAGAAATCCCACCCTGTGCTGCGGTAATTTCCATTGGGGAATGTTTGAATTATCTATTCGATGCTAATTCCGATGCAATCCTGGATGCGTTGTTTCACCGTATCTATAATGCCCTACCCATTGGTGGTACGTTTATCTTTGATGCCGTTATACCTGGGCAAGTGCGCCCAGGAGAAATCGTGAAAAGCTTTACAGAAGGTCAGGATTGGATTGTCCTCTTAGAGAAGCAAGAGGATTTAGAGCAACAAATTCTTACTCGTCGCATTATTACCCTGAGACAGGTCGGCGACCTCTATCGCCGCACCGATGAAGTGCATCGCCAGCGATTATTCAACGCACAGCTATTATCTGAAGCCTTGGGCAAAATCGGATTTCAAGTGGAAATGCGCGATCGCTACGGGCAGTTTAGCCTGCCACCTGCCCGCGTTGCCTTCATTGCCCGCAAACCAACAGGAATTATGTAA
- a CDS encoding Uma2 family endonuclease: MAPVISEKVRWTIADLEGFPDNGNCYEIINGELFVTRAPHLDHQDIIGLIYAALLQWSLSSGLGKPFIAPGIIFSESDAVIPDLIWISHERRSQLTDSSGHLTDAPELIVEVLSDTEKDKKRDRETKLKLYSVEGVFEYWIVDRQQQAIEVYRRENGILKKAMTWFKADRIVSPLLPGFSCEVASLF, from the coding sequence ATGGCTCCAGTTATTTCCGAAAAAGTCCGTTGGACGATCGCCGATTTAGAAGGTTTTCCCGATAACGGCAATTGTTACGAGATTATTAATGGAGAACTGTTTGTGACCCGCGCTCCACACTTAGACCATCAGGATATTATCGGTTTAATTTATGCAGCATTACTACAATGGTCACTTTCAAGCGGGTTGGGTAAACCTTTTATCGCACCAGGCATTATATTTTCTGAATCTGACGCGGTGATTCCCGATCTAATTTGGATTAGCCATGAACGGCGATCGCAATTAACTGATAGTTCGGGTCATCTGACAGATGCTCCAGAACTGATTGTTGAAGTTTTGTCTGATACTGAAAAAGATAAAAAACGCGATCGCGAAACTAAATTAAAACTATATTCTGTTGAAGGAGTATTTGAGTATTGGATTGTCGATCGCCAACAACAAGCGATCGAAGTTTATCGACGAGAGAATGGCATTCTCAAGAAAGCTATGACTTGGTTTAAGGCAGATCGGATCGTGAGTCCACTATTGCCGGGATTTAGTTGCGAAGTAGCATCTCTATTTTAA
- a CDS encoding transposase gives MLLPFFSLVGVAPTIAKGMQAYRSVFCREEGFNHVSRYVNGLILSPNKTLQGIHSQIVWPEGEAVSRRAMHEAVFEAGWDSEELMQKHRETLSSEHQGKGKEVISLDWTLAHHERGKEIFGVKRSYDYVEHRMSNYQTVVTAVISNREYIDGLDVVVQPPNWQEAEKAYLQMSAQQSYTEMGQVMARLSELISYQSNRLEYRKRTEIVRDLVEQLETEGQFPNAHYAFDNGVLTLELTRLIESKGKHWVSEIESSRHILWDNQWQRVDAVATLLRSQHPQSFRAVTIACRNGQSKTMWAFTKVIRLKRYGRKRLVIVHEQSDLGDAPRFLLTDAQHWESTRIMETWNYRWSCEVFHEFCKQVTGLEAAQVRNQQAVKRHLRLCCLAQSLLQRVTGSGGKSESFSFAKGTQTIGQKLHSLSREALAQLLELAHGLFANGRSIAQVLEVLMPA, from the coding sequence ATGTTATTACCTTTTTTCAGCCTGGTAGGAGTAGCACCAACCATAGCTAAAGGGATGCAGGCATATCGCAGCGTGTTTTGTCGCGAAGAGGGATTTAACCACGTCAGTCGATATGTCAATGGTTTGATTCTAAGTCCCAACAAGACATTACAAGGGATCCACAGCCAAATAGTGTGGCCAGAGGGAGAAGCCGTGAGCCGACGGGCAATGCACGAGGCAGTGTTTGAGGCAGGGTGGGATAGCGAAGAGTTAATGCAAAAGCATCGGGAGACATTATCATCGGAGCATCAAGGCAAGGGGAAAGAGGTAATCAGCCTGGATTGGACGTTGGCACATCACGAACGGGGCAAAGAAATCTTTGGAGTCAAACGCAGTTACGATTATGTAGAGCATCGCATGAGCAACTACCAAACAGTGGTGACTGCAGTAATCTCCAATCGGGAGTATATCGATGGGTTAGACGTGGTAGTGCAACCACCGAATTGGCAGGAGGCAGAGAAAGCATATTTGCAGATGAGCGCACAACAGAGTTACACGGAGATGGGGCAGGTAATGGCGCGTCTGAGCGAGTTAATCAGCTACCAGAGCAATCGGCTGGAGTATCGTAAACGCACGGAAATCGTGCGAGACCTCGTGGAACAACTGGAAACAGAGGGACAGTTCCCCAACGCCCACTATGCTTTTGACAACGGCGTATTGACCCTGGAGTTGACGCGTTTGATTGAAAGTAAGGGCAAGCACTGGGTCAGCGAAATTGAATCATCGCGACATATCCTTTGGGATAACCAGTGGCAACGAGTTGATGCTGTCGCCACCCTGTTACGGTCTCAGCATCCTCAGAGCTTTCGGGCTGTGACGATCGCCTGTCGTAATGGTCAAAGTAAGACCATGTGGGCATTTACGAAAGTGATACGGCTGAAACGCTATGGACGCAAGCGTTTGGTCATTGTACACGAGCAGTCGGACTTGGGTGATGCCCCGCGCTTTTTACTCACGGATGCCCAACATTGGGAAAGCACGCGCATCATGGAAACTTGGAACTATCGCTGGTCTTGTGAAGTCTTTCATGAGTTCTGCAAGCAAGTTACAGGATTGGAAGCGGCTCAGGTACGCAACCAGCAAGCGGTCAAACGCCACTTGCGTTTATGTTGTCTAGCGCAGTCTTTGCTCCAACGCGTAACGGGCTCGGGCGGAAAATCGGAAAGTTTTTCGTTTGCTAAGGGAACGCAAACCATCGGGCAGAAGCTCCATTCCCTCTCGCGTGAAGCGCTTGCTCAACTACTGGAGTTGGCTCATGGCTTGTTTGCCAACGGACGTTCTATAGCTCAGGTATTGGAGGTGCTTATGCCTGCTTAG
- a CDS encoding tetratricopeptide repeat protein yields the protein MTLFPNAGHLVHMASHIYIRTGRYHDAVLSNQRGIKADNAYLAQTPAQGIYPLAYKPHNHHFLWFAALMTGQSKIALEAAEQTANVDPKLMVEGELAGALQHYSLIPLFTRLRFGQWDEILAASAPKLPYPKGIWHYARGKAFLSKGQTTQAVWELKQLQAIAANPTLKDLKIWGFNSTASVLDIAATVLSGELEAQAGQYEKAISHLQTAVKLEDALVYTEPADWYQSTRQVLARVLLKAGKAREAEQVYRADLKIYPENGWSLYGLSQSLKTQGKITEARSLQTRFQAAWKYADIPLTVARF from the coding sequence ATGACGTTGTTTCCCAATGCGGGACATCTCGTACATATGGCCTCCCATATCTATATCCGCACCGGGCGCTATCACGATGCCGTCTTGTCCAATCAACGGGGCATCAAGGCAGACAATGCCTACCTGGCTCAAACCCCAGCGCAGGGGATTTATCCGCTCGCCTATAAGCCCCACAATCACCACTTCCTCTGGTTTGCAGCGCTGATGACCGGCCAAAGTAAGATTGCTTTAGAAGCCGCCGAACAAACCGCCAACGTCGATCCTAAACTGATGGTAGAAGGGGAGCTAGCCGGAGCCTTGCAGCACTATTCACTGATTCCCCTGTTTACCCGACTGCGGTTCGGCCAGTGGGATGAAATTTTAGCAGCATCGGCACCAAAACTTCCCTATCCCAAAGGCATCTGGCACTATGCGCGGGGCAAGGCATTTCTGAGCAAGGGACAAACAACTCAAGCAGTTTGGGAGCTTAAACAGTTGCAGGCGATCGCTGCCAACCCCACCCTTAAAGATCTCAAAATCTGGGGCTTTAACAGCACCGCCAGTGTCCTGGACATTGCCGCAACCGTGCTATCTGGCGAACTAGAGGCTCAAGCGGGGCAATATGAGAAGGCGATCTCCCATCTACAAACTGCCGTTAAACTTGAAGATGCGTTGGTTTACACGGAACCAGCAGACTGGTATCAATCCACCCGTCAGGTACTGGCACGAGTATTGCTCAAGGCAGGAAAGGCAAGGGAAGCGGAACAAGTCTATCGAGCCGATCTGAAAATCTATCCTGAAAATGGGTGGTCTTTGTACGGTTTGTCGCAAAGCCTGAAAACTCAAGGCAAAATAACAGAGGCGCGATCGCTCCAAACTCGATTCCAAGCAGCTTGGAAGTACGCCGATATTCCGTTAACGGTCGCACGGTTTTAA
- a CDS encoding GNAT family N-acetyltransferase: MQIESYKPQHLDAVVRLSLRAWTPVFKSIQNSMDADVYRAFYPDGWHASQQKAVEDVCTAEDTNVWVAIDANSIAGFVVVKLHLEDSMGEIYMVAVDPDFQGQGTGSALIEFALAWMKDAGMSIAMVETGSDPGHAPARRTYEKAGFGLWPVARYFKKL; encoded by the coding sequence ATGCAAATTGAATCGTACAAACCTCAGCACCTTGATGCCGTTGTTCGTCTTTCACTTCGAGCATGGACTCCGGTGTTTAAATCGATTCAGAACTCGATGGATGCAGACGTGTACCGCGCATTCTATCCCGATGGTTGGCATGCGAGCCAGCAAAAAGCGGTTGAGGATGTCTGCACTGCGGAAGATACTAATGTGTGGGTTGCGATCGATGCAAATTCTATTGCGGGCTTTGTAGTCGTGAAACTACACTTAGAGGACAGTATGGGTGAAATCTACATGGTTGCTGTCGATCCGGACTTTCAAGGTCAAGGCACTGGAAGCGCTTTGATAGAATTTGCGCTTGCTTGGATGAAAGACGCTGGCATGTCTATTGCAATGGTTGAAACTGGAAGCGATCCCGGCCATGCCCCAGCACGCCGCACCTATGAAAAGGCAGGCTTTGGACTGTGGCCGGTTGCCAGATATTTCAAGAAGCTCTAA
- a CDS encoding lipase family protein: MNNVEQYTTALSKPNAYWMARIAGQIYTRESDNNPAPDEVKILKNLKEEDENFIEIFGVSKNSAQAALIEHENYLCFAFRGTDEITDWLDNLNMFPERAIFGEFHRGFWNSVSDVWQELFEKYKTLKDRKKRPLFLTGHSLGGAMATIAAARLIHMDLPFISTYTFGQPRAMTLETSRIFNVEAKYRFFRFQNNNDIVTRLPSRIMSYSHVGSFLYISEEKKLYNDPGLWFRFLDSVDGTFTSFREMVEKNGGGRLDAIEDHDMKLYLDAIKQWNCDF, from the coding sequence ATGAATAATGTAGAACAATACACAACGGCTCTGAGTAAACCTAATGCTTATTGGATGGCAAGAATTGCTGGACAAATTTACACCAGGGAGTCAGACAACAATCCTGCTCCAGACGAAGTTAAAATCCTTAAAAATTTAAAGGAAGAAGATGAAAATTTTATTGAGATTTTCGGTGTTTCTAAAAACAGTGCCCAAGCAGCATTAATAGAACATGAAAACTATCTTTGCTTTGCTTTCCGAGGTACTGATGAAATTACTGATTGGTTAGACAACTTGAATATGTTTCCTGAAAGAGCCATATTTGGGGAGTTTCATCGTGGTTTCTGGAATTCGGTCAGCGATGTTTGGCAAGAATTATTTGAGAAGTACAAAACTTTGAAAGATCGAAAAAAACGACCTCTCTTTTTAACAGGTCACAGCTTGGGAGGCGCTATGGCGACTATTGCTGCGGCAAGACTCATCCATATGGATTTGCCTTTCATATCGACGTATACTTTTGGGCAGCCACGCGCCATGACTCTTGAAACATCTCGAATCTTCAATGTAGAGGCGAAATATCGTTTTTTTCGTTTTCAAAACAATAATGATATAGTTACCCGATTACCATCTCGCATTATGAGCTACAGTCATGTTGGTTCGTTTCTATATATTTCAGAAGAGAAGAAACTGTATAACGATCCTGGGCTGTGGTTCCGTTTTCTTGATTCGGTTGATGGCACATTCACATCTTTTCGTGAAATGGTTGAGAAAAACGGTGGAGGTCGGTTAGATGCAATAGAAGACCACGACATGAAGCTTTACTTAGATGCGATTAAGCAGTGGAATTGCGATTTTTAG
- the cimA gene encoding citramalate synthase — translation MNSATDLADLRIYDTTLRDGAQCEGLSLSVEDKVNIAHKLDRLGIPFIEGGWPGANPKDGEFFRRIQEQPLMQAEVVAFCSTRRPGIVANEDPMLVPIVAASTRWITVFGKSWDLHVTEGLRTTLTENLEMIADTIAYLKQRDRRIVYDAEHWFDGYKHNREYAISTLKAAVDAGAEWLVLCDTNGGTLPDEVGAITRAVKTWAEAYGDRVQIGIHTHNDSGVAIANALAAVQNGATMVQGTINGYGERCGNANLCTLIPNLQLKMGRSCIAPSQLQLLTEVSRQISEIVNLAPDDRAPFVGLSAFAHKGGIHVSAVQRNPITYEHISPESIGNRRRIVISEQAGLSNVLSKAESCGIKLQKDDPACRQILQRMKDLEQVGYQFEAAEASFELLMRDAIGDRPCFFKLNGFQVHCDTYCDEYSCGAVSALATVKITVKGEQKLTASEGNGPVSALDSALRKALVDFYPAIATFYLTDYKVRILNSNAATSAKTRVLIESSNGSQRWTTVGVSGNIIDASYQALVEGLEYGLMLAGLHNPVSAVKCPD, via the coding sequence ATGAACTCTGCCACCGATTTAGCTGACCTGCGTATCTACGACACCACGCTGCGCGATGGCGCACAGTGCGAAGGGCTGTCCCTCTCTGTCGAAGATAAGGTGAATATTGCCCACAAGCTAGATCGACTCGGTATTCCCTTTATTGAAGGGGGCTGGCCGGGGGCAAATCCCAAAGATGGTGAATTTTTTCGCCGCATCCAGGAGCAGCCACTGATGCAGGCGGAGGTTGTAGCATTCTGCTCCACGCGGCGACCCGGGATCGTAGCTAATGAAGATCCCATGCTAGTGCCAATTGTGGCGGCTTCTACGCGCTGGATTACGGTATTTGGGAAATCCTGGGACTTGCACGTCACGGAAGGGCTGCGTACCACCCTGACGGAAAATCTGGAGATGATCGCAGATACGATCGCCTACCTCAAACAACGCGATCGCCGCATCGTCTACGATGCCGAACACTGGTTCGATGGCTACAAGCACAATCGCGAATATGCCATCTCTACGCTCAAAGCTGCCGTCGATGCGGGCGCAGAATGGCTGGTGCTGTGCGATACCAACGGCGGCACGCTGCCGGACGAAGTGGGAGCGATTACCAGGGCGGTGAAAACCTGGGCAGAGGCATATGGCGATCGCGTCCAAATAGGCATTCACACCCATAACGATTCTGGTGTGGCCATCGCTAATGCGCTTGCCGCCGTACAAAATGGGGCAACGATGGTGCAGGGGACGATCAACGGCTATGGCGAACGCTGCGGTAATGCCAATCTCTGTACGTTAATTCCCAACCTGCAATTAAAAATGGGGCGATCGTGCATTGCCCCCAGCCAACTGCAACTATTGACAGAAGTGTCGCGCCAGATTAGCGAGATCGTGAATTTGGCACCGGACGATCGCGCGCCCTTTGTAGGACTCTCCGCCTTTGCCCATAAGGGAGGCATTCATGTCAGTGCCGTGCAGCGCAATCCCATCACCTACGAGCATATATCGCCCGAAAGCATCGGCAATCGGCGGCGCATTGTCATTTCCGAGCAAGCGGGCTTGAGTAACGTGCTATCCAAGGCTGAGTCGTGCGGCATTAAGCTGCAAAAGGACGATCCCGCCTGCCGTCAGATTCTGCAACGCATGAAGGACTTAGAGCAAGTGGGTTACCAATTTGAAGCGGCGGAAGCCAGTTTCGAGCTACTGATGCGCGATGCCATCGGCGATCGCCCTTGTTTCTTTAAGCTGAATGGATTTCAAGTCCACTGCGATACCTATTGCGATGAATACTCCTGCGGTGCCGTCAGCGCCCTAGCTACAGTCAAGATTACGGTCAAGGGCGAGCAAAAACTGACGGCTTCGGAGGGCAACGGGCCGGTCTCGGCGCTGGATTCGGCTCTGCGCAAGGCGTTAGTGGATTTTTATCCCGCGATCGCTACCTTCTATCTCACTGACTACAAAGTGCGGATTCTCAACAGCAATGCCGCCACCTCTGCCAAGACTCGCGTTTTGATCGAATCGAGCAACGGTTCGCAGCGCTGGACGACCGTTGGCGTGTCGGGCAATATTATCGATGCGTCTTACCAGGCTTTAGTAGAAGGATTGGAATACGGTCTGATGTTAGCGGGTTTGCATAATCCTGTGAGTGCGGTAAAATGCCCTGATTAA